From Gavia stellata isolate bGavSte3 chromosome 27, bGavSte3.hap2, whole genome shotgun sequence, one genomic window encodes:
- the KCNAB2 gene encoding voltage-gated potassium channel subunit beta-2 isoform X2 has product MQVSFVCSEHSIKSRSAEDRLNRQNAGSPSLGTRGKFRAVAMVARSLGQLSVQNVPSSSESSIKQPGMKYRNLGKSGLRVSCLGLGTWVTFGGQITDEMAEQLMTLAYDNGINLFDTAEVYAAGKAEVVLGNIIKKKGWRRSSLVITTKIFWGGKAETERGLSRKHIIEGLKASLERLQLEYVDVVFANRPDPNTPMEETVRAMTHVINQGMAMYWGTSRWSSMEIMEAYSVARQFNLIPPICEQAEYHMFQREKVEVQLPELFHKIGVGAMTWSPLACGIVSGKYDGGIPPYSRASLKGYQWLKDKILSEEGRRQQAKLKELQAIAERLGCTLPQLAIAWCLRNEGVSSVLLGASNADQLMENIGAIQVLPKLSSSIVHEIDSILGNKPYSKKDYRS; this is encoded by the exons ATGCAGGTCTCCTTTGTGTGCTCCGAGCACAGCATCAAGAGCCGGAGCGCGGAGGACCGGCTGAACCGGCAGAAtgccggcagccccagcctcgGCACCCGTGGCAAGTTCCGGGCAGTGGCCATGGTGGCCCGCAGCCTGGGGCAGCTCTCGGTGCAGAACGTCCCCTCCTCCAGCGAGTCCAGCATCAAGCAGCCGGGGATGAAATACCG GAACCTCGGGAAGTCTGGGCTGCGCGTGTCCTGCCTGGGCCTGG GGACATGGGTGACTTTCGGAGGGCAAATCACAGATGAG ATGGCGGAGCAGCTGATGACTTTAGCCTATGACAATGGCATTAATCTCTTCGACACAGCAGAAGTCTACGCCGCCGGCAA GGCCGAGGTGGTGCTGGGGAACATCATCAAGAAGAAAGGATGGAG aCGGTCCAGCCTGGTCATCACCACCAAAATCTTCTGGGGAGGAAA ggcCGAGACGGAGAGGGGCCTGTCCCGAAAGCACATCATAGAAG GTTTGAAGGCGTCGCTGGAGCGGCTGCAGCTGGAGTATGTGGATGTGGTGTTCGCCAACCGGCCCGACCCCAACACACCGATGGAAG AGACGGTGCGAGCCATGACCCACGTCATCAACCAGGGGATGGCCATGTACTGGGGGACCTCGCGCTGGAGCTCCATGGAGATCATG GAGGCGTACTCGGTGGCCCGGCAGTTCAACCTGATCCCACCGATCTGCGAGCAGGCCGAGTACCACATGTTCCAGCGGGAGAAGGTGGAGGTGCAGCTCCCCGAGCTCTTCCACAAAATAG GCGTCGGAGCCATGACCTGGTCCCCGCTGGCCTGCGGCATCGTCTCGGGGAAGTACGACGGGGGGATCCCCCCCTACTCCCGCGCCTCGCTGAAG ggATACCAGTGGCTGAAGGACAAGATCCTGAGCGAGGAGGGCCGGCGGCAGCAGGCAAAGCTGAAAGAGCTGCAGGCCATCGCTGAGCGCCTGGGCTGCACCCTGCCCCAGCTTGCCATCG cctggTGTCTGCGCAACGAGGGCGTCAGCTCCGTCTTGCTGGGTGCCTCCAATGCGGACCAGCTGATGGAGAATATTGGAGCAATACAG GTCCTTCCGAAGCTGTCGTCTTCCATCGTCCATGAGATCGATAGCATCCTGGGCAACAAACCTTACAGCAAGAAGGACTACAGATCCTAA
- the KCNAB2 gene encoding voltage-gated potassium channel subunit beta-2 isoform X3 gives MYPESTTDSPARLSLRQTGSPGMIYSARYGSPKRQLQFYRNLGKSGLRVSCLGLGTWVTFGGQITDEMAEQLMTLAYDNGINLFDTAEVYAAGKAEVVLGNIIKKKGWRRSSLVITTKIFWGGKAETERGLSRKHIIEGLKASLERLQLEYVDVVFANRPDPNTPMEETVRAMTHVINQGMAMYWGTSRWSSMEIMEAYSVARQFNLIPPICEQAEYHMFQREKVEVQLPELFHKIGVGAMTWSPLACGIVSGKYDGGIPPYSRASLKGYQWLKDKILSEEGRRQQAKLKELQAIAERLGCTLPQLAIAWCLRNEGVSSVLLGASNADQLMENIGAIQVLPKLSSSIVHEIDSILGNKPYSKKDYRS, from the exons ATGTATCCCGAATCCACCACTGACTCCCCGGCGCGACTCTCGCTGCGGCAGacaggctccccagggatgATTTACAG CGCGAGGTACGGGAGCCCCAAGCGCCAGCTCCAGTTCTACAG GAACCTCGGGAAGTCTGGGCTGCGCGTGTCCTGCCTGGGCCTGG GGACATGGGTGACTTTCGGAGGGCAAATCACAGATGAG ATGGCGGAGCAGCTGATGACTTTAGCCTATGACAATGGCATTAATCTCTTCGACACAGCAGAAGTCTACGCCGCCGGCAA GGCCGAGGTGGTGCTGGGGAACATCATCAAGAAGAAAGGATGGAG aCGGTCCAGCCTGGTCATCACCACCAAAATCTTCTGGGGAGGAAA ggcCGAGACGGAGAGGGGCCTGTCCCGAAAGCACATCATAGAAG GTTTGAAGGCGTCGCTGGAGCGGCTGCAGCTGGAGTATGTGGATGTGGTGTTCGCCAACCGGCCCGACCCCAACACACCGATGGAAG AGACGGTGCGAGCCATGACCCACGTCATCAACCAGGGGATGGCCATGTACTGGGGGACCTCGCGCTGGAGCTCCATGGAGATCATG GAGGCGTACTCGGTGGCCCGGCAGTTCAACCTGATCCCACCGATCTGCGAGCAGGCCGAGTACCACATGTTCCAGCGGGAGAAGGTGGAGGTGCAGCTCCCCGAGCTCTTCCACAAAATAG GCGTCGGAGCCATGACCTGGTCCCCGCTGGCCTGCGGCATCGTCTCGGGGAAGTACGACGGGGGGATCCCCCCCTACTCCCGCGCCTCGCTGAAG ggATACCAGTGGCTGAAGGACAAGATCCTGAGCGAGGAGGGCCGGCGGCAGCAGGCAAAGCTGAAAGAGCTGCAGGCCATCGCTGAGCGCCTGGGCTGCACCCTGCCCCAGCTTGCCATCG cctggTGTCTGCGCAACGAGGGCGTCAGCTCCGTCTTGCTGGGTGCCTCCAATGCGGACCAGCTGATGGAGAATATTGGAGCAATACAG GTCCTTCCGAAGCTGTCGTCTTCCATCGTCCATGAGATCGATAGCATCCTGGGCAACAAACCTTACAGCAAGAAGGACTACAGATCCTAA
- the KCNAB2 gene encoding voltage-gated potassium channel subunit beta-2 isoform X1, whose translation MLSMTYSESLRSVASRHPPEWGLPPAPQPADTLELRRLRDVRAAARAKTLEEFLRMHGLSLADSTARTTGMKYRNLGKSGLRVSCLGLGTWVTFGGQITDEMAEQLMTLAYDNGINLFDTAEVYAAGKAEVVLGNIIKKKGWRRSSLVITTKIFWGGKAETERGLSRKHIIEGLKASLERLQLEYVDVVFANRPDPNTPMEGHPFSSSKSRTFIIEETVRAMTHVINQGMAMYWGTSRWSSMEIMEAYSVARQFNLIPPICEQAEYHMFQREKVEVQLPELFHKIGVGAMTWSPLACGIVSGKYDGGIPPYSRASLKGYQWLKDKILSEEGRRQQAKLKELQAIAERLGCTLPQLAIAWCLRNEGVSSVLLGASNADQLMENIGAIQVLPKLSSSIVHEIDSILGNKPYSKKDYRS comes from the exons ATGCTCTCCATGACGTACAGCGAGAGCCTGCGCAGCGTGGCCAGCCGGCACCCCCCCGAGTGGGGGCTGCCGCCGGCCCCCCAGCCGGCAGACACGCTGGAGCTGCGGCGGCTGCGGGACGTGCGGGCGGCGGCACGGGCGAAGACGCTGGAGGAGTTCCTGCGGATGCACGGGCTCTCACTGGCCGACAGCACCGCCCGCACCACCGGCATGAAGTACAG GAACCTCGGGAAGTCTGGGCTGCGCGTGTCCTGCCTGGGCCTGG GGACATGGGTGACTTTCGGAGGGCAAATCACAGATGAG ATGGCGGAGCAGCTGATGACTTTAGCCTATGACAATGGCATTAATCTCTTCGACACAGCAGAAGTCTACGCCGCCGGCAA GGCCGAGGTGGTGCTGGGGAACATCATCAAGAAGAAAGGATGGAG aCGGTCCAGCCTGGTCATCACCACCAAAATCTTCTGGGGAGGAAA ggcCGAGACGGAGAGGGGCCTGTCCCGAAAGCACATCATAGAAG GTTTGAAGGCGTCGCTGGAGCGGCTGCAGCTGGAGTATGTGGATGTGGTGTTCGCCAACCGGCCCGACCCCAACACACCGATGGAAG GGCACCCATTTAGTTCCTCCAAGTCCAGGACTTTCATCATAGAAG AGACGGTGCGAGCCATGACCCACGTCATCAACCAGGGGATGGCCATGTACTGGGGGACCTCGCGCTGGAGCTCCATGGAGATCATG GAGGCGTACTCGGTGGCCCGGCAGTTCAACCTGATCCCACCGATCTGCGAGCAGGCCGAGTACCACATGTTCCAGCGGGAGAAGGTGGAGGTGCAGCTCCCCGAGCTCTTCCACAAAATAG GCGTCGGAGCCATGACCTGGTCCCCGCTGGCCTGCGGCATCGTCTCGGGGAAGTACGACGGGGGGATCCCCCCCTACTCCCGCGCCTCGCTGAAG ggATACCAGTGGCTGAAGGACAAGATCCTGAGCGAGGAGGGCCGGCGGCAGCAGGCAAAGCTGAAAGAGCTGCAGGCCATCGCTGAGCGCCTGGGCTGCACCCTGCCCCAGCTTGCCATCG cctggTGTCTGCGCAACGAGGGCGTCAGCTCCGTCTTGCTGGGTGCCTCCAATGCGGACCAGCTGATGGAGAATATTGGAGCAATACAG GTCCTTCCGAAGCTGTCGTCTTCCATCGTCCATGAGATCGATAGCATCCTGGGCAACAAACCTTACAGCAAGAAGGACTACAGATCCTAA
- the KCNAB2 gene encoding voltage-gated potassium channel subunit beta-2 isoform X5 has translation MYPESTTDSPARLSLRQTGSPGMIYRNLGKSGLRVSCLGLGTWVTFGGQITDEMAEQLMTLAYDNGINLFDTAEVYAAGKAEVVLGNIIKKKGWRRSSLVITTKIFWGGKAETERGLSRKHIIEGLKASLERLQLEYVDVVFANRPDPNTPMEETVRAMTHVINQGMAMYWGTSRWSSMEIMEAYSVARQFNLIPPICEQAEYHMFQREKVEVQLPELFHKIGVGAMTWSPLACGIVSGKYDGGIPPYSRASLKGYQWLKDKILSEEGRRQQAKLKELQAIAERLGCTLPQLAIAWCLRNEGVSSVLLGASNADQLMENIGAIQVLPKLSSSIVHEIDSILGNKPYSKKDYRS, from the exons ATGTATCCCGAATCCACCACTGACTCCCCGGCGCGACTCTCGCTGCGGCAGacaggctccccagggatgATTTACAG GAACCTCGGGAAGTCTGGGCTGCGCGTGTCCTGCCTGGGCCTGG GGACATGGGTGACTTTCGGAGGGCAAATCACAGATGAG ATGGCGGAGCAGCTGATGACTTTAGCCTATGACAATGGCATTAATCTCTTCGACACAGCAGAAGTCTACGCCGCCGGCAA GGCCGAGGTGGTGCTGGGGAACATCATCAAGAAGAAAGGATGGAG aCGGTCCAGCCTGGTCATCACCACCAAAATCTTCTGGGGAGGAAA ggcCGAGACGGAGAGGGGCCTGTCCCGAAAGCACATCATAGAAG GTTTGAAGGCGTCGCTGGAGCGGCTGCAGCTGGAGTATGTGGATGTGGTGTTCGCCAACCGGCCCGACCCCAACACACCGATGGAAG AGACGGTGCGAGCCATGACCCACGTCATCAACCAGGGGATGGCCATGTACTGGGGGACCTCGCGCTGGAGCTCCATGGAGATCATG GAGGCGTACTCGGTGGCCCGGCAGTTCAACCTGATCCCACCGATCTGCGAGCAGGCCGAGTACCACATGTTCCAGCGGGAGAAGGTGGAGGTGCAGCTCCCCGAGCTCTTCCACAAAATAG GCGTCGGAGCCATGACCTGGTCCCCGCTGGCCTGCGGCATCGTCTCGGGGAAGTACGACGGGGGGATCCCCCCCTACTCCCGCGCCTCGCTGAAG ggATACCAGTGGCTGAAGGACAAGATCCTGAGCGAGGAGGGCCGGCGGCAGCAGGCAAAGCTGAAAGAGCTGCAGGCCATCGCTGAGCGCCTGGGCTGCACCCTGCCCCAGCTTGCCATCG cctggTGTCTGCGCAACGAGGGCGTCAGCTCCGTCTTGCTGGGTGCCTCCAATGCGGACCAGCTGATGGAGAATATTGGAGCAATACAG GTCCTTCCGAAGCTGTCGTCTTCCATCGTCCATGAGATCGATAGCATCCTGGGCAACAAACCTTACAGCAAGAAGGACTACAGATCCTAA
- the KCNAB2 gene encoding voltage-gated potassium channel subunit beta-2 isoform X6, which produces MYPESTTDSPARLSLRQTGSPGMIYSARYGSPKRQLQFYRNLGKSGLRVSCLGLGTWVTFGGQITDEMAEQLMTLAYDNGINLFDTAEVYAAGKAEVVLGNIIKKKGWRRSSLVITTKIFWGGKAETERGLSRKHIIEGLKASLERLQLEYVDVVFANRPDPNTPMEETVRAMTHVINQGMAMYWGTSRWSSMEIMEAYSVARQFNLIPPICEQAEYHMFQREKVEVQLPELFHKIGVGAMTWSPLACGIVSGKYDGGIPPYSRASLKGYQWLKDKILSEEGRRQQAKLKELQAIAERLGCTLPQLAIGPSEAVVFHRP; this is translated from the exons ATGTATCCCGAATCCACCACTGACTCCCCGGCGCGACTCTCGCTGCGGCAGacaggctccccagggatgATTTACAG CGCGAGGTACGGGAGCCCCAAGCGCCAGCTCCAGTTCTACAG GAACCTCGGGAAGTCTGGGCTGCGCGTGTCCTGCCTGGGCCTGG GGACATGGGTGACTTTCGGAGGGCAAATCACAGATGAG ATGGCGGAGCAGCTGATGACTTTAGCCTATGACAATGGCATTAATCTCTTCGACACAGCAGAAGTCTACGCCGCCGGCAA GGCCGAGGTGGTGCTGGGGAACATCATCAAGAAGAAAGGATGGAG aCGGTCCAGCCTGGTCATCACCACCAAAATCTTCTGGGGAGGAAA ggcCGAGACGGAGAGGGGCCTGTCCCGAAAGCACATCATAGAAG GTTTGAAGGCGTCGCTGGAGCGGCTGCAGCTGGAGTATGTGGATGTGGTGTTCGCCAACCGGCCCGACCCCAACACACCGATGGAAG AGACGGTGCGAGCCATGACCCACGTCATCAACCAGGGGATGGCCATGTACTGGGGGACCTCGCGCTGGAGCTCCATGGAGATCATG GAGGCGTACTCGGTGGCCCGGCAGTTCAACCTGATCCCACCGATCTGCGAGCAGGCCGAGTACCACATGTTCCAGCGGGAGAAGGTGGAGGTGCAGCTCCCCGAGCTCTTCCACAAAATAG GCGTCGGAGCCATGACCTGGTCCCCGCTGGCCTGCGGCATCGTCTCGGGGAAGTACGACGGGGGGATCCCCCCCTACTCCCGCGCCTCGCTGAAG ggATACCAGTGGCTGAAGGACAAGATCCTGAGCGAGGAGGGCCGGCGGCAGCAGGCAAAGCTGAAAGAGCTGCAGGCCATCGCTGAGCGCCTGGGCTGCACCCTGCCCCAGCTTGCCATCG GTCCTTCCGAAGCTGTCGTCTTCCATCGTCCATGA
- the KCNAB2 gene encoding voltage-gated potassium channel subunit beta-2 isoform X4, which yields MQVSFVCSEHSIKSRSAEDRLNRQNAGSPSLGTRGKFRAVAMVARSLGQLSVQNVPSSSESSIKQPGMKYRNLGKSGLRVSCLGLGTWVTFGGQITDEMAEQLMTLAYDNGINLFDTAEVYAAGKAEVVLGNIIKKKGWRRSSLVITTKIFWGGKAETERGLSRKHIIEETVRAMTHVINQGMAMYWGTSRWSSMEIMEAYSVARQFNLIPPICEQAEYHMFQREKVEVQLPELFHKIGVGAMTWSPLACGIVSGKYDGGIPPYSRASLKGYQWLKDKILSEEGRRQQAKLKELQAIAERLGCTLPQLAIAWCLRNEGVSSVLLGASNADQLMENIGAIQVLPKLSSSIVHEIDSILGNKPYSKKDYRS from the exons ATGCAGGTCTCCTTTGTGTGCTCCGAGCACAGCATCAAGAGCCGGAGCGCGGAGGACCGGCTGAACCGGCAGAAtgccggcagccccagcctcgGCACCCGTGGCAAGTTCCGGGCAGTGGCCATGGTGGCCCGCAGCCTGGGGCAGCTCTCGGTGCAGAACGTCCCCTCCTCCAGCGAGTCCAGCATCAAGCAGCCGGGGATGAAATACCG GAACCTCGGGAAGTCTGGGCTGCGCGTGTCCTGCCTGGGCCTGG GGACATGGGTGACTTTCGGAGGGCAAATCACAGATGAG ATGGCGGAGCAGCTGATGACTTTAGCCTATGACAATGGCATTAATCTCTTCGACACAGCAGAAGTCTACGCCGCCGGCAA GGCCGAGGTGGTGCTGGGGAACATCATCAAGAAGAAAGGATGGAG aCGGTCCAGCCTGGTCATCACCACCAAAATCTTCTGGGGAGGAAA ggcCGAGACGGAGAGGGGCCTGTCCCGAAAGCACATCATAGAAG AGACGGTGCGAGCCATGACCCACGTCATCAACCAGGGGATGGCCATGTACTGGGGGACCTCGCGCTGGAGCTCCATGGAGATCATG GAGGCGTACTCGGTGGCCCGGCAGTTCAACCTGATCCCACCGATCTGCGAGCAGGCCGAGTACCACATGTTCCAGCGGGAGAAGGTGGAGGTGCAGCTCCCCGAGCTCTTCCACAAAATAG GCGTCGGAGCCATGACCTGGTCCCCGCTGGCCTGCGGCATCGTCTCGGGGAAGTACGACGGGGGGATCCCCCCCTACTCCCGCGCCTCGCTGAAG ggATACCAGTGGCTGAAGGACAAGATCCTGAGCGAGGAGGGCCGGCGGCAGCAGGCAAAGCTGAAAGAGCTGCAGGCCATCGCTGAGCGCCTGGGCTGCACCCTGCCCCAGCTTGCCATCG cctggTGTCTGCGCAACGAGGGCGTCAGCTCCGTCTTGCTGGGTGCCTCCAATGCGGACCAGCTGATGGAGAATATTGGAGCAATACAG GTCCTTCCGAAGCTGTCGTCTTCCATCGTCCATGAGATCGATAGCATCCTGGGCAACAAACCTTACAGCAAGAAGGACTACAGATCCTAA